The sequence below is a genomic window from Bradyrhizobium septentrionale.
CGTCTTCGGTTTCAGCCGCCTTCGCGCCGTTGTAGACGAGATCACCCCAGGCGTCGGAGAAGCCGATATAGCCGATGTTCTTGACGGCATCGCGCTTCATGCGATCGGCGACGACCTTGACCAGCAGCGAGGCGGGCTGCGGAACGGAGACACCCCATTGATCGGCCGGATTGGGCTGTCCGGAGACCGGAGAGATGGCGATCATCAGCACCTTCAATTCGGTCGCGACCGCCATCATCGCGATGGTCGAGGGCGCGGTGGCGGTGCCGATCAGCAGATCGACCTTTTCTTCCTCGATCAGCTTGCGTGCGGCGCGCGTCGCCGCGGAAGGATCGGAGCCGTCATCGAGCTGGATCAGCCTGATCTTCTCGCCGTTGACCTCACCCTTGTACTCCAGCGCGGCCTGGATGCCGCGCCCATAGGGGATGCCGATCGAGGAACCGGGTCCACTGAGCGATGTCACGAACCCGACCGTGATGTCGGCCTGCGCGGTCGAAGCCGTGACAAGGCCTGCCAGGACTGCAGTCAGACTCAAAATCTTGCGCATTGCATTCCCCCTTGGCTGAAAACAGTCGCTAGCTGAGCGAGATGTCAGTATGGATCGAGAGAGGATCGACAGGAGCCGTGACATGACCGCAAGCGCGACCGGCCCGGGCATCGAGCGCCGCTTCATCGCGACGCGCCTTGGCCGCATCCATATTGCGACGGCGGGAGCCGGGTTCCCCGTTCTGTTGCTGCACCAGACGCCGCGCTCGTGGGATGAGTATCGTGACGTGCTGTCGCTGCTCGGTCGCGATTTCCGCGCGATTGCCATGGACACGCTTGGCTTCGGCGATTCCGAGCGGCCATTGGGCGAACCTTCGATCGAGTTGTGGGCCGAGGGCGCGCTTGCGCTGCTTGACGCGCTGGAACAGCCGCGCAGCGCGATCGTCGGTCATCACACCGGTGCGGCGATTGCGGTCGAGATCGCCGCTTCGTCGCCTGCGCGCGTGAGCGCGCTGGTGCTCTCGGCCTGTCCCTTTGTCGATGCGGCGCGGCGTGCCAAGCACCAGGGTATGCGGGTCATCGACGATGTCGAGACGCGGAGTGACGGCGCCCATCTCACCGAGCTGTGGGCACGCCGGCAGCCGTTCTATCCGGCCGATGATACCGATCTGTTGCGGCGCTTCATGATCGATGCGCTGCGGGCCGGCGAGATGGCGGCCGAAGGCCACCGGGTGGTGAATCGCTATCGGATGGAGGATCGTCTGGGACACATCCGGTGCCCCACGCTGGTCATCGCGCCGACCGACGATCCGCACGCTCATCCGGCGGCTCCAAGGGTCGCTGGAGCTATCGGCGGCAGCGTCCTGCGCGAGCTCTCAGGAGGCATGGTGCCGCTTCCCGATCAGATGCCGGAGGCTTTCGCCGGCGTGGTACGCGATTTCGTGGCTGCCGAGGTCGCCAAGCTCTGAAACGCCGTGCCGGTTCGCGGCGAATGCGAACCCGCCCGTCGCACCTGCTGTTCCGAGCCTGATGATCTCAGCCACGATTGAGGAACCCTTAGCAACGCAACGATCGGCGGAAGCTGTCCGTCAATTATTTAAAGCCTAAAGTATTTTCTGACGGAACGTCAATACGTCAACTTCCGGGTTCGTAGAAAAGTTTGCAGTGGTGTGTACGGGCAAGAAAGCGGAATTAGCTTAGGCAAATAGGACGGGCGCCCACTGCCTGTCGTTTCGGCAAACAGCTGCAGTTGCGCGCCGTGCGTGCCGACGCGCCGTTGAATTGACGCCAAAATTATTATGTGCTTGAAATATTTCGGTCGATGGAACGGCGTCTCGCTGCGACGCGCTCTCATAACGACAGGCTTGTGCGGGTCGTCAGTCCTTCCGGACTGCGGAGGTGCAAGGCCCGGTGCGGTCCGCCCGTGAACAGGATATTCGCTGTGCGCGTCTTCTGGCAGAGCTTCGTCGACCAGACCACAAGCGCGCCATACATGGCGCGGCTCGCAGGCTACCTGAACGAGATCGCTGCGCCAGGTACCAGCGTCCACGTCGAGGGCATCACGCCCGCCGACCGCGACTTCGGGCGCCTGAGCGAATTCCGCTGTGCGATCCAGGCGGTCGACAACGGGCTTGCGGCGCAGGAGCGCGGCTTCGATGCCTATGTCATGGGTCACTTCCAGGATCCGGGATTGTACGAATTGCGCTCGGCACTGACGATTCCGGTGGTCGGTGTCGGCGAGGCGACGCTGCTTGCGGCCTCGCAGCTTGGACGGCGGCTCGGCCTCGTCACGCTCGATTCTGCCTTTGAGGTTTGGCACTACGAGCAGGCCGATCGCTACGGGCTCGGCGGTCGCGTGGTGCATGTCACGAACATGGGCTGCCGGCCCGAGGATTTCAGCGCCGCGTTCACCGGCGATGCCGAGGCGAAAGCGCGTATGCTGCGCGATTTTGCGGCGTGCGCGCAGCCTCTAGTCGATCGCGGCGCCGATGTGGTGATCCCGGCCGGCGTGTTGCCCGGGCTTCTCATTGCAAGCGAGCACGGCTTCAAGATCGGCCATGCGCCGGTGGTCAACTGCGCCGCGGTCGCGCTGAAGAGTGCCGAAATGTGGGTGCAGCTGCAGCGCCTCAACGGCACCGAGCCGAGCCGCGGGCCGAGCTTCGCGCTGGCCAATGAGCGCGCCCGCCAGGATTTTCGCGCGCTCGTTGCGCGCACGCAGAGCACCGAACCCAAGCTACGTTGAGGACACGCATGCCGCAGCCCGACAAGATCTTGCATGAAGCCGAAGTCACCGCAACCGGCGGGCGCGGCTGTCCTCATTCGAATGCGACGCGCGACAATATCGACGTCAAACCGACCGTGCTCTGAGCGGCCTCACCACAGGAACCCGGCAATCAGATGCAAAGCTCGATCCGCACACCTTACGACCGGGTCGTGATGGCGGTTCCCGTAACGATCCCTTACGTGCGCTATTCGATCGAGAGCGCGCAATGGTGGATCGGGCGGGCGCTGAAATCGCTGGTCGATGGTGCCGGAATCACGCCGCGCGATATCGACGGCTTCTGCGTTTCGAGCTTCACGGCCGGGCTCGACAGTGGAATCGGTCTCACCCAGCATTTCGGCCTGTGCGTGCGCTGGCTCGACACCATACCGCTGGGCGGCGCAAGCGCGATTGCCGCCCTGCGACGCGCCGCGCGGGCGGTGCAGGCGGGGGACGCCCGCATCGTGGCCTGCGTGGCCGGCGACACCAACCACGTCGATTCGTTCCGCTATACGCTGGAGAATTTCTCGCGCTTCAACCAGGACGCGGTCTATCCCTATGGCGCCGGCGGCGCCAATGCGAGCTTTGCGCTGATTGCGCACAACTATATGCGCACGTTCGGTGCGCGGCGTGAGGATTTCGGCAAGATCGCGGTGGCCCAGCGCACAAATGCGCTGCGTAATCCCAACGCACTTATGAAGACGCCGCTGACCGTCGAGCAATACATGGCGGCGCGGCCGATCGCCGATCCGATCCATCTGTTCGATTGCGTGATGCCATGCGCCGGCGCAGAGGCTTTCCTTGTGATGACCGAGGACGTCGCGGCGTCGCTCAATCTGCGGTGCGCCAAAATCCTCGCCACCATCGAGCGCCACAACGCGTTCGGCGATGATCCTGTCCAGGTACGGGGCGGCTGGGCGATGGACATCGATGAGCTCTACGCGATGGCCGGCGTCAAGCCGGATGATCTCGACTTCGTCGAGACCTACGACGATTACCCTGTGATCTCGATGATGCAGTTCGAGGACCTCGGCTTCTGCCGCAAGGGCGAGGGGCCAGATTTCGTGCGCCAGCATGACCTGACGATCGACGGCTCCTTCCCGCACAACACCTCGGGCGGCCAATTGTCGGTCGGGCAGGCGGGTGCCGGCGGAGCCTATCTCGGGGTGGTCGAGGCACTGCGCCAGGTGCTGGGGCTCGCTGGTCCGACCCAGGTCAAGGATGCGCGCATCGGCTTGGCGTCGGGCTTCGGAATGATCAATTATGATCGCGGCCTCGCCTCGGGCGCGGCGATTCTCGCAGGACCAGGCGCATGATCGAGCCGATCGCAAAGCCGCGCCGAAAGAATCCGTTAGCTCGGACACGGCTGCCGACGTCACCACCGCAGCCGCGCAGCCGCACCTCGCACGGGTTGACGCGCGCCGCCGCCGAAGGACGTTTCATGCTGCAGCGCTGCGGCGCCTGCGCGACCTTCTGCTATCCGGCGCGCGATGCGTGCCCCGCTTGCCTTTCCGCCGACCTCGCTTTCACGGACGCGCCGCGGCGCGGCACGCTCCTCTCCGAGACCACGCTGCACATCCCGGCCGACGTGCATTTCCGCGAGCGCGCGCCATGGCGGGTCGGCCTGGTCGCGATGGATTGCGGGCCGCGGCTGGTGACCCATTTGCATGCCGATTGTGCGGAGGGCCAGCCGGTCGTGATGTCGTTTCAGCTGGACAAGAGCGGGCAGGCCGTGGCTTTCGCGCACCCCGAACGTGAGACCCCCAACATGACGGACGACAGGCAGTGGCGTGAGATGACCGCCGATCCGAAATTCCGGCGCGTTCTGGTCACCAATGGACGGAGTATCGTCGGTCAGGAGGTGGTGGCCGCACTGAAGGCGGCCGGCGCGTCGATCGTGTTCGTCGGTGTCGCCGAACCGTGGAAGCCGTTCCGCGGCGAAGAGGCGTTGCGCGCGCTTGAGGGGGTCGAAATCGTGCCGCTCGACATCGGTGATGAGAAGTCGGTCGCGGACCTGGCGGCCGATATTGGCGGCAAGGTCGACATCCTCGTCAATACTGCCGAGCATGTGCGCGCCGGCGGGCTGCTCGATCGCCAGGGTACCAGCATCGTGCGGGATGAGATCGACCAGACGTATCTCGGCTTTGTGCATCTGGCGCAGGCGTTCGGACCGGCGATGCGGATGCGTGGCGCCGACGGCGTCAACAGCGCCGCCGCCTGGGTCAATATCCTGTCGGTCTATGCACTGGCGAACTGGCCGGTGTTCGGTGCCTACTCGGCCTCGCAGGCCGCCGCGCTTTCGCTGTCGCATTGCCTGCGCGCCGAGTTCCGGCCCGGCGGCGTCAAGGTCGTGAACGTCTTCACCGGCCCGCTCGATATCGAGTGGTTCCAGACCGTGCCGCCGCCGAAGGTCGCGCCCCGCGTGGTCGCCAGCGCCATCGTGTCGGCGCTCAAGCGCGGGTTGGAAGATGTGTTCGTGGGCGATATCGCCGAGGACATCCGCCAACGCCTTGCGGCCAATTCCAAGGCGGTCGAGCGTGAGCTCGGGGCATGAGTGAGCCGATCAAAAAGAACGGGAGAAGCGCAATGGATAGCAACAATCTGACGCAGTTTGCCGGCGCGATCGCGTCCGGCGCGGTGCGTGTCGTCGACCTGACTTTCACGCTCAGCCCTGATTTTCCTGTCATCGTGCTGCCGCCCGAGTTCGGACAGGCCGCGCCGGTGCGGATCCAGCGGATTTCGCTATACGATGCCGCGGGCCCCGCCTGGTACTGGAACAACCTGACCTTCGGCGAGCACACCGGTACGCATTTCGACGCGCCGATCCACTGGTTCACCGGCAAGGACCTGCCGAACAATTCGGTCGACACGCTGCCGGTGCGCGACATGATCGCACCAGCATGCGTCATCGACTGCTCGGCAGAGGCGGCGCAGAATCCGGACTTCCTGCTGACGATTCCGGTGGTCGAGGCCTGGGAAAACCGTCATGGACGGATTCCAGAGCGCCACTGGGTTCTGCTGCGCACCGACTGGTCGAAGAAGGGTTGGCGCGACTACGCCAATCTGAAGGACGACGGCGCACATACGCCGGGGCCTGATGCCGCCGTGATGCGATGGCTGGTCGAGGAGCGCGGCATCATCGGCCTTGGCACCGAGACGATCGGGACCGATGCCGGGCAGGCCGGTCATCTCGATCCACCCTATCCGGCGCACCATTTCCTGCACGGCGGCGGGCGCTACGGCCTGCAGTGCCTGTGCAATCTCGATCAGCTTCCAGCGACCGGCGCGGTCATCATCGCGGCGCCGTTGAAGATCCAGAACGGTTCGGGGAGTCCGCTGCGCGTGCTTGCGCTGGTGCCTGCCGCGTAGCGCTGGAGCCTTTTCGTCCTTATCGAGTGAGATCATGAACAAGACAACTTTGTTGGTCGGCGCCGCGCTGCTGCTCGGCGCCGCGATGCCGGCTCATGCCGAAATCCTGGTTGGATTCGTGACCGGGCTGAGCGGCCCGGTGTCCTCGATCGGCGTGCCGAACGCCAAGGGGCTGGCTGCGGGCCAGGCGTATATCGGCGAGGTCGATGGCGAGAAAGTCCGCGTCATCCAGCTCGACGACGGCTCCGACCCGGCGGCGTCGACGCGCAACGCGCGCAAGCTGGTGGAGCAGGAGCACGTCGACTTCCTGATCGGAACGTCGGGCGCGCCGCAGACGCTGGCCATGGCCACGGTCGCCGTCGAGTTGAAGGTGCCGATGGTGGCGATCTCGCCGATCGCGCCGGTGCCGGCAGGCGAGGGCGGACCATGGGTGGTGCAGACGCCGCAGCCGACGCCGCTTCTGGTCCAGGGCATCGTCGATCACATGAAGGGCCGCGGGGTGAAGACCGTGGCGTTCATCGGCTTCTCCGACGCGTTCGGCGACCTGATGTACAATTCGCTGGTGCAAAGCGCCGAGAAGGCCGGGATCAAGGTGACTGCGAACGAGCGCTATGCGCGCTCCGACAACTCGGTCACGGCGCAGGTGTTGCGGGCGCTGTCCGTCCGCCCCGATGCGATCATGCTGGGCGGCACCGGCACTCCTGGTGCACTTCCTGTGATCGCGCTATCCGAGCGCGGTTACAAGGGGCCGCTCTACGGCAATCACGGCATGATGAGCGCCGACTTCCTGCGGCTCGCCGGCAAGTCGGCGGAGGGCATCATCTGCCCGACCGGACCGGTGACGGCAGCCGAGCAGCTTCCCGACAGCAATCCGATCCGCAAGGTCGCGCTTGCGTTTCGCGTGGCCTATGAAAAGGCCAATGGCGAGCCGCCGGCCGATGCATTCTCGCCTTATGCCTTTGATGGCTGGCTGGTGTTCATGGATGCCGCCAGGCGCGCCAAGGCAACCGGTGTGGCGCCGGGCACGCCGGCCTTCCACAATGCGCTGCGCGAGGCGCTGTTCACGACCAGGGATGTGGTCGGCGCGCACGGCATCTATACCTACACGCCAGCCGATCGCCATGGCGTCGACGACCGCGCGCGGATCATGGTCCAGATCGAAGGCGGGAAATACAAGCTGCTGCCGTGACGGCAGCAGCCTGGGTTCAGGCGTGGCGTAGCTTCGCCTTGAGCTGACGCATGTCGATCGCGCGGTTGGCGGCAACGGCGGCAGCCGCGAGTGTCTTGATCTCGCCGCGGGCGAGCTTGCGCGTCGATGACAACGGCAGCTCGTCGACGATCGCCACATAGCCCGGCACCTTGTGATAGGCGAGGCGTTCGGCACAGGCCTTGACGATCGAGGTTGCCAGCACGTCGGCGTCGTCGACCGTCACATTGGGCACGATAAAGGCAAAGACCTCCTCGCCGCGGATGTCGTCGGGAACGGGCGTAACTGCACAGCCGCCGATGCGCGTGTCCATGTAAAGCGCGCTTTCGACCTCGAGCACGCCGATGTTCTCGCCGCTGCGCCGCACGATGGTTTTCTTGCGATCGAAGAAATACATCAGCCCGTCGTGGTCGGCGAACACCAGGTCTCCGGTGTGGAACCAGCCGTCTTGCCAGGCCGCTTCGGTGGCCTCCTCATCCTTCAGGTAGCCGCTGAAGAACCCGGCGCGTGGCGCATCGCCCTTGGCGCGGACCAGCAACTCGCCGGGTTTGCCGAGTGCGACGTCGGCGCCCTGGTCGTCGACGAGGCGATACTCCATGCTATCAGACGGCCGGCCGACGCAGCGTGCACCAAAACCCGCCGGCTCGCGCGCGGTGGTTGTGGCTGCGGCGCCTCCGGTCTCAGTCATCGCCCAGGCCTCGACGATCGGGATGCGGTAACGCTCCTCGAATGTGGCGCGGTGGCGGACATCGACGCCGGGGGCGAAGGCAAAGCGCACGCGATGCTGCCGTTCGATCTCGGTCGCCGGCAGCTGCAGCAGGATGGCCGGGATGACGCCGAGGCAGTGCACGACCGTCGCGCCGCTGTCAGCCACGCACTGCCACCAGCGGTTGGCGTGAAAGCGGTCGAGCGGCACCACGGCGCCGCCGAGCACCATCATCCCGACCGCGCTGCAGCCCAGCGCGTTCATGTGGAACATCGGCAAAGGCGTCAGGTTGATCTCGCGATCCGGCTGCAGCGTGGCGACGCCGCCTTGCGCGAGATACCAATCGGCAACCTGCAGGAAATAGCGGTTCGACAGCATGCAGCCCTTCGGCTTGCCGGTGCTGCCGGAGGTGAACAGCAGCGCGCATTCGCCGTTGAAGTCGGGCTGTTGGGCCGCGACCTCGGTCTGACATGACGGAATGTGGTCGTCGGTGTCGATCAGGCGGGCGCGCCCGAGCACCGCATCCTTGGTCACCTGGATACGATCCGGCGTTGCCACCAGCAGGTCCGCTTCCGACAATTCGAGCTGGAAGGACAGCTCATCCGGGCGGATGTCCGGGTTGATCGGGACGATCGAGACCCCGAGCGCATTGAGCGCGAGCCAGTGCAGGAAGAACACGGGGCGATTTTCCAGCAGCAGGGCAACCCGCGCGCCTCGTCCATAGCCCGCCGCCGCATATTCCGCGCGCAGGCGATCGACCTCCGCCTTGAACGCCCCGTACGCGATGTCAAATCCGTCGGGCGCGTAGGGCAATTGCGCGCTTGCAGGTGCAAGCAGGAACGGCGCGTCCGGACGTCTTGCGGCCGAGGCCATGAAGGCATCGGAGGGCGATCGATAGGGAAACCCAGGGCCCATCGCGGGGAGTGCTCCTGTTGATGCCTCCGGCCCTGCACCAGATCACGACCGGAACCCGCACGCAGCCCTTGCTGTGGCGGCAGCTTTCGTGAATACTTTAAGCCTAAACTATATCGCTGGCCAGTGGCGATATCGGCCCATCGGCGCGGCAGACGGTGGAGATGCGTGTGCAGGCAGCTGACAGCAACGTCTCCGGACAGCGATCAGGCCGGCCAATCTGGTCGCAGGCCGCGGAGCGTGTTCCCGCCGGCGGACCGAATCCTCTCGACTGTTCTGACGCGGCAGGCCGTACGGTATGGAGATGGCACGCTCCTTGTCTTTGGCGAGACGCGATGGAGCTATGCCGAGACCGCCAGGATTGCGGCTGCGTCGGCCGCGCGGTTGATGCGAGCCGGAATTCGCGCCGGTGATCGCGTCGCCCTGATCTGCTCGAACCGGCCCGAATTTCTTGAGGTTTATCTCGGCTGCGCATGGATGGGGGCTGTCTGTGTGCCGATCAACACGGCGCTGCGCGGGATCCAGCTCAGCCATATCCTGCGCAACTCCGCACCGAAGTTGCTGGTCGCCGAGGCGCCCTTCATGCCGGCGGTCGCAACACTGGAGAGCGATGTCGCGCCGCCCGGTGTGATCTGGACGATCGGAGAGGGCGGCAAGCCCTCGTCCATGCCGGGACCGATCGCGCCACTACCTCCGCTCGGGGAGGGAGTGTCGCCTGCGCAGGTCCGCCCCGGCGACACGGTCGCGATCCTCTATACGTCAGGTACGACAGGACCATCCAAGGGCGTTTGCTGCCCGCAGGCGCAGATGTTCTGGTGGGGGGTCTATTCGGCGCGCGCGCTCGGCATCGTCGAGGGCGATGTCCTCTTCACCACGCTCCCGCTGTTTCACACCAATGCGCTGAACGCATTCTATCAGGCGCATCGATCCGCCGGCGCGGCGAGAATGTTTCGTCGTGGGAGGTCGAGCAGGTGCTGTTGAGACATCCGGCGATTGCGGCTTGCGCCATCTATCCGCTGCCATCCGAACTTGGCGAGGATGAAGTTGCGGCAGCCGTCCAGCTCCGGCCCGGCCATGCGCTCGAGGCCATCGACGTGGTCAAGCATTGCGAGGGACAGATAGCCCACTTCGCGATTCCGCGGTTTGTCCGGATTGTCACCGAGATGCCGCTGACTGAGAACGGCAAGATCAGAAAGGTTGTGCTGCGAGATGCCGGAATGACAGCCGACATTTGGGACCGCGAGGCCGCAGGATACAAACCGCGCCGCTAAGATTTGCGCTGCGCAGGGCGCCATTGCCGTCGACTTCGGGCGGAACCCGAAAGGCGCTCAAGTGGAAAATTTCCAGGGCATGTGAGGCGGTTCACATCGCGATGCTGCGGTCAGCACTAATCAGATCATTGCAAAACTTCTTCGGGGGCAGCTCCAACCGAACGGAGATTTCGCATGAAAGGTCTGATGGTAGCGGCCTTCACCGTTTTCGCGCTTGTTACCGTGGTGCTTGGCATCCCGCGATCACACTCGGTCTCGTCGGTCGGGCGGGCCGATATGGCAAGCAGTTCGACATTGCATGAACTACAAGGCGGCGCTGCCAAGTTGCCGGCCGAGGACTTTGACGACCGGTCCCTGGTCTTCCCGAGAGAGACGACGCGCTAGACAACCACCCGTCAGGCGAAGCGACCCGCAGCCAGAATCAACGCTGAGGGCGCGCTTCAGATTGAAACCTGGTCGGGCGAGGAACGCTACGGGCCCAAGAAGGCGGCTGGAGGTGAGTCGTGGCTTCGG
It includes:
- a CDS encoding alpha/beta fold hydrolase — protein: MTASATGPGIERRFIATRLGRIHIATAGAGFPVLLLHQTPRSWDEYRDVLSLLGRDFRAIAMDTLGFGDSERPLGEPSIELWAEGALALLDALEQPRSAIVGHHTGAAIAVEIAASSPARVSALVLSACPFVDAARRAKHQGMRVIDDVETRSDGAHLTELWARRQPFYPADDTDLLRRFMIDALRAGEMAAEGHRVVNRYRMEDRLGHIRCPTLVIAPTDDPHAHPAAPRVAGAIGGSVLRELSGGMVPLPDQMPEAFAGVVRDFVAAEVAKL
- a CDS encoding aspartate/glutamate racemase family protein, with the translated sequence MRVFWQSFVDQTTSAPYMARLAGYLNEIAAPGTSVHVEGITPADRDFGRLSEFRCAIQAVDNGLAAQERGFDAYVMGHFQDPGLYELRSALTIPVVGVGEATLLAASQLGRRLGLVTLDSAFEVWHYEQADRYGLGGRVVHVTNMGCRPEDFSAAFTGDAEAKARMLRDFAACAQPLVDRGADVVIPAGVLPGLLIASEHGFKIGHAPVVNCAAVALKSAEMWVQLQRLNGTEPSRGPSFALANERARQDFRALVARTQSTEPKLR
- a CDS encoding thiolase family protein, whose product is MQSSIRTPYDRVVMAVPVTIPYVRYSIESAQWWIGRALKSLVDGAGITPRDIDGFCVSSFTAGLDSGIGLTQHFGLCVRWLDTIPLGGASAIAALRRAARAVQAGDARIVACVAGDTNHVDSFRYTLENFSRFNQDAVYPYGAGGANASFALIAHNYMRTFGARREDFGKIAVAQRTNALRNPNALMKTPLTVEQYMAARPIADPIHLFDCVMPCAGAEAFLVMTEDVAASLNLRCAKILATIERHNAFGDDPVQVRGGWAMDIDELYAMAGVKPDDLDFVETYDDYPVISMMQFEDLGFCRKGEGPDFVRQHDLTIDGSFPHNTSGGQLSVGQAGAGGAYLGVVEALRQVLGLAGPTQVKDARIGLASGFGMINYDRGLASGAAILAGPGA
- a CDS encoding SDR family NAD(P)-dependent oxidoreductase → MIEPIAKPRRKNPLARTRLPTSPPQPRSRTSHGLTRAAAEGRFMLQRCGACATFCYPARDACPACLSADLAFTDAPRRGTLLSETTLHIPADVHFRERAPWRVGLVAMDCGPRLVTHLHADCAEGQPVVMSFQLDKSGQAVAFAHPERETPNMTDDRQWREMTADPKFRRVLVTNGRSIVGQEVVAALKAAGASIVFVGVAEPWKPFRGEEALRALEGVEIVPLDIGDEKSVADLAADIGGKVDILVNTAEHVRAGGLLDRQGTSIVRDEIDQTYLGFVHLAQAFGPAMRMRGADGVNSAAAWVNILSVYALANWPVFGAYSASQAAALSLSHCLRAEFRPGGVKVVNVFTGPLDIEWFQTVPPPKVAPRVVASAIVSALKRGLEDVFVGDIAEDIRQRLAANSKAVERELGA
- a CDS encoding cyclase family protein, giving the protein MDSNNLTQFAGAIASGAVRVVDLTFTLSPDFPVIVLPPEFGQAAPVRIQRISLYDAAGPAWYWNNLTFGEHTGTHFDAPIHWFTGKDLPNNSVDTLPVRDMIAPACVIDCSAEAAQNPDFLLTIPVVEAWENRHGRIPERHWVLLRTDWSKKGWRDYANLKDDGAHTPGPDAAVMRWLVEERGIIGLGTETIGTDAGQAGHLDPPYPAHHFLHGGGRYGLQCLCNLDQLPATGAVIIAAPLKIQNGSGSPLRVLALVPAA
- a CDS encoding ABC transporter substrate-binding protein, which produces MNKTTLLVGAALLLGAAMPAHAEILVGFVTGLSGPVSSIGVPNAKGLAAGQAYIGEVDGEKVRVIQLDDGSDPAASTRNARKLVEQEHVDFLIGTSGAPQTLAMATVAVELKVPMVAISPIAPVPAGEGGPWVVQTPQPTPLLVQGIVDHMKGRGVKTVAFIGFSDAFGDLMYNSLVQSAEKAGIKVTANERYARSDNSVTAQVLRALSVRPDAIMLGGTGTPGALPVIALSERGYKGPLYGNHGMMSADFLRLAGKSAEGIICPTGPVTAAEQLPDSNPIRKVALAFRVAYEKANGEPPADAFSPYAFDGWLVFMDAARRAKATGVAPGTPAFHNALREALFTTRDVVGAHGIYTYTPADRHGVDDRARIMVQIEGGKYKLLP
- a CDS encoding AMP-binding protein, coding for MGPGFPYRSPSDAFMASAARRPDAPFLLAPASAQLPYAPDGFDIAYGAFKAEVDRLRAEYAAAGYGRGARVALLLENRPVFFLHWLALNALGVSIVPINPDIRPDELSFQLELSEADLLVATPDRIQVTKDAVLGRARLIDTDDHIPSCQTEVAAQQPDFNGECALLFTSGSTGKPKGCMLSNRYFLQVADWYLAQGGVATLQPDREINLTPLPMFHMNALGCSAVGMMVLGGAVVPLDRFHANRWWQCVADSGATVVHCLGVIPAILLQLPATEIERQHRVRFAFAPGVDVRHRATFEERYRIPIVEAWAMTETGGAAATTTAREPAGFGARCVGRPSDSMEYRLVDDQGADVALGKPGELLVRAKGDAPRAGFFSGYLKDEEATEAAWQDGWFHTGDLVFADHDGLMYFFDRKKTIVRRSGENIGVLEVESALYMDTRIGGCAVTPVPDDIRGEEVFAFIVPNVTVDDADVLATSIVKACAERLAYHKVPGYVAIVDELPLSSTRKLARGEIKTLAAAAVAANRAIDMRQLKAKLRHA
- a CDS encoding AMP-binding protein, translated to MFPPADRILSTVLTRQAVRYGDGTLLVFGETRWSYAETARIAAASAARLMRAGIRAGDRVALICSNRPEFLEVYLGCAWMGAVCVPINTALRGIQLSHILRNSAPKLLVAEAPFMPAVATLESDVAPPGVIWTIGEGGKPSSMPGPIAPLPPLGEGVSPAQVRPGDTVAILYTSGTTGPSKGVCCPQAQMFWWGVYSARALGIVEGDVLFTTLPLFHTNALNAFYQAHRSAGAARMFRRGRSSRCC
- a CDS encoding AMP-binding enzyme, with protein sequence MLLRHPAIAACAIYPLPSELGEDEVAAAVQLRPGHALEAIDVVKHCEGQIAHFAIPRFVRIVTEMPLTENGKIRKVVLRDAGMTADIWDREAAGYKPRR